A part of Legionella sainthelensi genomic DNA contains:
- a CDS encoding SGNH/GDSL hydrolase family protein produces the protein MADKTKQLIEKYKDLNIPLNLSIFDANTPFKKIYNHCEEYGFDKEKLKSPYIDSEEFKQNQKNPEYQQQHISPAEGYMFWDDIHPSMDMHSWLAVMFKETYNKIFKFIPPEPIKRRCSKEAEDMVHHCISAPYAHLPSDVAKIINSICSNAKNLEQSWCSHRRGEEELLKQFIFELKCQNGNLHEIDALIKKFTNDSENMKMIKRHQYPIYDFFAGKKTTPLEDAVKALAMAVEEHLSVSKPMTLISS, from the coding sequence TTGGCAGATAAGACTAAGCAATTGATTGAAAAATATAAAGATTTAAATATACCCTTGAATCTTTCGATATTTGATGCCAATACCCCATTTAAAAAAATATATAATCATTGCGAAGAATATGGATTTGATAAAGAGAAATTAAAATCACCTTATATTGATTCCGAAGAATTTAAACAAAATCAAAAAAATCCAGAATATCAGCAGCAACATATCTCTCCTGCGGAGGGGTATATGTTTTGGGATGATATACATCCCAGTATGGATATGCATAGTTGGTTAGCTGTTATGTTTAAGGAGACTTATAATAAGATTTTTAAATTTATTCCTCCAGAACCTATAAAAAGAAGATGCAGTAAAGAAGCAGAAGATATGGTTCATCATTGTATTTCAGCGCCCTATGCTCATTTACCTTCTGATGTGGCAAAAATAATAAATAGTATTTGTTCAAATGCAAAAAATTTAGAGCAATCATGGTGTTCACACCGCCGTGGAGAAGAGGAGTTATTAAAACAGTTTATTTTTGAACTGAAATGCCAAAATGGTAATTTGCATGAAATAGATGCACTTATAAAAAAATTTACTAATGACTCTGAGAATATGAAAATGATAAAAAGACATCAGTATCCTATTTATGATTTTTTTGCGGGCAAGAAAACTACTCCTCTGGAGGATGCGGTTAAGGCACTGGCAATGGCAGTTGAGGAGCATCTTTCTGTTTCGAAACCAATGACCCTAATTAGTTCTTAA
- a CDS encoding organic hydroperoxide resistance protein, whose amino-acid sequence MKALYTATARTHGGRNGHIETSDGLLRIDLAMPKELGGQGGGTNPEELFAAGYSACFESAIRHVARLEHIPLKEASILSQVSLYPTPEKGFKLGIEIHAYIEGLNQKDAEELVAKADKVCPYSNAIRNNIAVEFKVITE is encoded by the coding sequence ATGAAAGCACTTTACACAGCCACAGCACGTACACACGGTGGAAGAAATGGACATATTGAAACATCAGATGGCTTATTAAGAATCGACCTCGCCATGCCTAAAGAGCTAGGTGGACAAGGTGGAGGTACAAATCCTGAAGAATTATTTGCTGCAGGATATTCTGCTTGCTTTGAAAGCGCTATTCGTCATGTCGCTCGACTAGAACACATCCCTCTTAAAGAAGCCTCTATTCTATCTCAAGTCTCCTTATATCCAACACCTGAAAAGGGATTTAAACTTGGAATCGAAATACATGCTTATATAGAGGGTTTAAATCAAAAAGATGCGGAGGAACTGGTAGCAAAAGCGGATAAAGTCTGTCCTTACTCCAATGCAATTCGCAATAATATTGCGGTAGAATTTAAAGTAATTACAGAATAA
- a CDS encoding ParB/RepB/Spo0J family partition protein, producing MHAEFHHLPIESLQAGQYQSREDFNTTALQELAQSIASQGLIEPLIVRPIAKHRYEIIAGERRWRAAKMAGLHTVPCLIGNYTDKQACALTLIENIQRENLNLIEEANAYRRLIDEFNYQQDEIATLVGKSRSHIANIIRLLTLSEKIKNFIRDKALSLGHARMLVGLDFAQQEYLAVQTINEQWSVRQLEHAVKIQKNNVHSFPKNAKKDRDVERLQSVLAEQVGAPVQIINDNDDGGWLKVKFYDNDTLAGLLERLGLRYD from the coding sequence ATGCACGCCGAATTTCATCATTTACCTATAGAAAGCCTGCAAGCAGGCCAATATCAATCAAGAGAAGATTTTAATACTACAGCTTTGCAAGAGCTTGCCCAATCCATTGCCTCACAAGGCTTAATCGAACCGCTAATCGTACGCCCAATTGCAAAACACCGCTATGAGATTATTGCTGGAGAAAGACGCTGGAGAGCTGCAAAAATGGCAGGATTGCACACGGTACCTTGTCTTATAGGAAATTACACCGACAAGCAAGCTTGTGCGCTTACCTTGATTGAAAACATTCAACGAGAAAATTTAAACTTGATTGAAGAAGCAAACGCCTATCGACGTTTAATAGATGAATTTAATTACCAACAAGATGAAATAGCCACCCTGGTAGGAAAATCACGTAGTCATATTGCTAATATTATACGACTGTTAACCCTAAGCGAGAAAATAAAAAATTTTATTCGTGATAAAGCTTTATCCCTAGGCCATGCACGAATGCTCGTAGGGCTTGATTTTGCCCAACAAGAATATTTGGCTGTTCAAACGATAAACGAGCAGTGGTCAGTAAGACAGCTTGAGCATGCAGTAAAAATACAAAAAAATAATGTCCACTCTTTTCCCAAAAATGCGAAAAAAGATCGTGATGTGGAACGCTTGCAAAGTGTTTTAGCGGAGCAGGTAGGTGCCCCCGTACAAATAATAAATGATAATGATGATGGCGGATGGCTAAAAGTAAAATTTTATGACAATGATACGCTTGCAGGGCTTTTGGAGCGTCTGGGCTTGCGATATGATTAG
- the dacB gene encoding D-alanyl-D-alanine carboxypeptidase/D-alanyl-D-alanine-endopeptidase: protein MKKTLISAFFVTLSSVSQSARIQNEVDKLINQINPNVNLGAVVIDLTSGETLYRRNAGRLYIPASNMKLFSEAAALMVLGPDYHFKNQLSVGAGKIQQGILQGNVYLQLSGDPSFSRHDLKKLLSSLKELNINTIQGNLYIDSNVAGVNPYPPGWLTSDLAYSYGAPNAPVMLDANRLTVTVNPGARTGDPAVVEVDDGGGKISLNNQATTKAKAQGCGVGFSLDKENHLTVRGCVGVGQWAVQQRMAIKNPLMYAQAMIQSQLAKEHIQLNGQVQLGKTPGNSLLIATQYSKPVSELMADTLKPSDNLYADSLYLHAAAKLNGSPVNWQSAQPIIKSFLQSQTGIDFTNAILTDGSGLSRYSLVTPEQTISLLKFLYQRFPLSYEYIAALPISGRDGTLQKRFHIPSQQGFVRAKTGTMVGINSLSGYLYAANGHTLAFALYVNRQPGKASGPGRPVLDALCTYFLKNSPSSSRLSRVFSPHQRISFQSNPTQAEKQRAHQAKWRRLESAIRMSLKDQPVNVVYRNNELIVNDNQADTDKVWSVLQSVIKKYPFAVILSSKTLTINPAGGPTLLWVETLENPNQVQRIWSIHEAT from the coding sequence ATGAAAAAGACGTTAATTAGCGCATTTTTCGTGACATTATCCTCGGTATCACAAAGCGCCCGGATACAAAATGAAGTAGATAAATTAATTAACCAAATTAATCCAAATGTTAATCTTGGGGCTGTTGTCATTGATCTTACCTCAGGAGAAACTTTATATCGACGCAATGCTGGACGGTTATATATCCCGGCAAGCAACATGAAGCTTTTTTCCGAAGCCGCAGCGTTAATGGTTCTTGGACCTGATTACCATTTTAAAAATCAACTGAGTGTGGGTGCAGGCAAAATACAACAAGGTATTTTGCAAGGAAATGTTTACTTACAACTTAGCGGAGACCCTTCTTTTAGTCGTCATGATTTGAAAAAACTTCTTTCTTCTTTGAAAGAACTAAACATCAATACCATTCAAGGTAATTTATATATTGACAGCAATGTAGCTGGAGTTAATCCCTATCCCCCAGGCTGGCTCACCTCTGATTTAGCATACAGCTATGGCGCACCTAACGCCCCGGTAATGCTTGATGCAAATCGTTTGACCGTGACTGTAAATCCAGGAGCACGCACAGGCGATCCGGCTGTAGTTGAAGTAGACGATGGCGGGGGAAAGATTTCATTAAACAATCAGGCAACTACTAAAGCCAAGGCTCAAGGTTGTGGTGTAGGCTTTAGTTTAGATAAAGAAAATCATTTAACGGTACGCGGTTGTGTGGGTGTTGGTCAATGGGCAGTACAACAACGAATGGCAATCAAAAACCCTTTAATGTATGCCCAGGCAATGATACAAAGTCAATTGGCCAAAGAACATATCCAGCTCAATGGCCAAGTTCAATTAGGTAAAACGCCCGGTAACTCTTTATTAATTGCAACACAATATTCAAAACCTGTGTCAGAATTAATGGCTGATACGTTGAAACCCTCTGATAATTTATACGCAGACAGTTTGTATTTGCATGCTGCAGCAAAACTTAATGGCTCCCCTGTTAATTGGCAATCCGCTCAGCCTATAATTAAAAGTTTTCTACAATCTCAAACAGGCATTGACTTCACAAATGCAATCCTTACTGATGGTTCGGGTTTATCTCGTTATAGCCTGGTCACTCCAGAACAAACCATATCCTTATTAAAGTTTTTATATCAACGGTTTCCTTTATCTTACGAATACATTGCCGCTTTACCCATATCTGGACGTGATGGAACCTTACAAAAAAGATTTCACATCCCGAGCCAACAAGGCTTTGTCCGCGCTAAAACAGGCACTATGGTTGGGATAAATAGCCTTTCCGGATATTTATATGCAGCTAATGGCCATACTTTGGCCTTTGCTCTATATGTCAACCGGCAACCTGGAAAAGCATCAGGCCCCGGACGACCCGTTTTAGATGCATTATGTACCTATTTCTTGAAAAACAGTCCGAGTAGCAGCCGTTTGAGTCGAGTATTTTCCCCGCATCAGCGTATTAGTTTTCAATCCAATCCAACCCAAGCTGAGAAGCAAAGGGCGCACCAAGCCAAATGGAGGCGTTTGGAGTCTGCGATACGCATGTCTTTAAAAGACCAACCAGTCAATGTTGTGTATCGTAACAATGAACTGATCGTAAACGATAACCAAGCAGATACTGACAAAGTATGGTCCGTATTACAATCTGTTATTAAAAAATATCCTTTTGCAGTGATATTATCCTCCAAAACTTTAACGATAAATCCTGCTGGCGGCCCTACATTACTGTGGGTAGAAACATTAGAAAATCCAAATCAAGTACAGCGAATTTGGAGCATTCACGAAGCAACTTAA